Within the Acinetobacter radioresistens DSM 6976 = NBRC 102413 = CIP 103788 genome, the region TTATAATGCGGCAGTAAAAGTTGCTGCACCTGCGGTGGTTAATATTTTTACCACGCAAAAAGTTCGGCAGATGAATCATCCCTTATTAAATGATCCGGCATTTCGTGAATTTTTTGGGGACCAGCTACCAGACCAGTTTAATAGCCAGCAGAATGAAAACAGTCTTGGCTCAGGTGTTATTGTACGTCCTGATGGATACATCCTGACCAATAACCATGTAGTGGCACAAGCAGAACAGATTGTGGTGGCTTTAAATGATGGTCGCCGTGCTGAAGCAAAAATTATTGGTACTGATCCTGATACTGACCTTGCCGTTATCAAGATTGAACTGGATAAATTACCTGTTTTACCTTTTAAACTCAGTGGTAATGAAGTCGGTGATGTGGTGTTGGCAATTGGTAACCCGTTTGGGGTAGGGCAAACGGTAACGCAGGGAATTATCTCTGCAACTGGTCGTTCTGATTTGGGAATAAATACCTATGAAGACTTTATCCAGACAGACGCTGCAATTAACCCGGGTAACTCAGGCGGTGCATTAATCGATGTTGCAGGTAATCTGATTGGGGTAAATACGGCAATTTTCTCACAGACCGGTGGCTCACTTGGAATAGGTTTTGCCATTCCGGCTAAAGTCTGTCAGCAGGTGTTAAATGCCATTTTGAAAGATGGCCGCGTAGTAAGAGGATGGCTAGGTATCAGTCTGGTCCCACCTGCACAAACTGATGTACTGGCACCACGTGAGCCAGGTGTCGTGGTTGCGGGAGTACTGGGTAATGGCCCAGCTGCCAAAGCCGGTGTAAAGGTAGGGGACCGCATTTTAAAAGTGAATAATGAGCAGATTACCTCAACATCTCATTTAATCAATTATGTCGCTCTGCAAGCACCGAACAGCACTATCCAGCTTCTGGTGGAGCGCGAAGGTAAGCAGCAGACCTTAAACGTAAATGTAGGAGAGCGTGAAGTTCAGAATCAGGACTCCCAGTTTATTCCATTACCTCGCCGTTAATCTTCCAGTAAAAAGCCTCTATATGGAGGCTTTTTTTATATTTATTTTAAAACTAAAACTGGTTAGAGGATTGAGAAGAAAGAAACTCAGCCTTAAATGTGGCAATAGCTTCAATTCGGCGCTGAATCAACATTTCTCCAATATCCGGCCCTTGTATTTCCGGAGGTAAGTCTTGTGCCTTGATTGAACGGACAATCTCGATGACTTGATACATGTAGCTGGCTTGCGGATAAGGACGGTTTTCTAGACCTAAGCGGCCTCTAGAGTCACATTCACATGCCTGTACAAAAGCTTCGACCCGTTCCGGACGGCGTAAAACGTCTAAACGTTGCAGCAGGCGCCATAAGGTTCCAGGTTTTAGAGTTAAAGCCTGATGGCATTTTAAGTGTTCTTTGCAGACTGCCAGAGCCAGTTGCTTGGTAGTAGCAGGAACTTTTAAACGATCGCATACAGCAGTTACGGGTTTTACACCACGTTCTTCATGCATGATATGGCGGGGTAGAATATCTGTTGGCGTAAGAGCTTTGCCAAGGTCATGAACCAGTACCGCAAAACGTACATCAAGTGAATAATTCGCCTGACATGCCTGCTGTAAGGACATCAGCGTATGAATACCACAGTCAATTTCAGGATGATATTCTGGCCGTTGAGGAACTCCAAACAGGGCATTCAGTTCGGGTAACAGGATATTTAAGGCGCCACATTCACGTAAAACTTCAAAATAGACATCAGCGCGCTGTTCCATTAAGGCACGAGAGGTTTCTTTCCAGACCCGCTCTGGGGTCAAAGTATCCAATTCGCCCGTATTGACCAGTTGCTGCATGAGGCTCATGGTCTCTTCAGCAATCTTAAAACCGTAAGGAGCATAGCGAGCAGCAAAACGGGCAACACGTAATACCCGAAGCGGATCTTCAATAAAGGCATCGGAAACATGGCGTAAAACTTTATTTTTGAGATCTTGCCGGCCTTGATATGGATCATATACCTGACCTTGTTCATCCATGGCCATAGCATTAATCGTTAAATCGCGACGGATTAAATCTTCTTCCAGAGTCACGCTGCTATCCGTATGGAATTCAAAACCGTGATAGCCCTGACCGGATTTACGCTCAGTACGCGCTAAAGCATATTCATCCTTAGTATCAGGATGCAGAAATACTGGAAAATCCTTACCAACTGGCATAAAACCCTGAGCGAGAAGCTGCTCAGGCGTTGCTCCTACCACAACATAATCTTTTTCTTGATAGGGATGGCCAAGCAAATGGTCCCGGACAGCACCGCCTACTAAATAAACTTGCATGAAAAAACCTCTATTCTTCAAGCAATCATGCAACAGAATAGAGGTTTTCTCAAGTAAAGAACTTTAGCTTTTATTCAGTTAAAGCTTATACCTCAGCTTGCTGAATTTCAGCAACAGTCAGTGCAGTCATATTAACCAGACGACGGGTGGTGGCGGTTGGGGTTAAAATATGCACCGGTTTGGCAGCACCCAGCAGAATCGGGCCAATTGTTACGTTATTGCCTGAAGTAGATTTAAGCAGGTTAAACGAAATATTGGCTGCATCCAGATTTGGCATAATCAGCAAGTTGGCAGAACCTTTGAAGCGTGAATTCGGGAATGCAAAATGACGAATATTCTCATCAAGTGCTGCATCACCGTGCATTTCGCCTTCAACTTCTAGCTCTGGTGCAATGCGTGACAGAATTTCATATACCTGACGCATTTTTTGTGCACTTGCATCCGTCTGGTCAGAACCGAAGCTTGAATGTGATAGCAGAGCAATGCGGGGCGCGATCCCAAAACGGCGTACTTCTTCAGCTGCCAGAATTGTCATTTCAGCGAGCTGTTCGGCAGTCGGATTAGTATTGACATAGGTATCTGCAATAAACAGGGTGCGGTCTTCAAGCATTAATGCATTTAAAGTAAAGAACGTACTACGACCTTCACGTAACCCAATGACATTTTTAACAAAATCTAGGTGAATGTCATAGCTTGAATATGTACCGCACAGCATACCGTCTGCTTTGCCATGACGTACCAGCATGCCTGCAATCAAAGTGGAGCGGCGACGTGCCTCACGCTGTGCATATTCGGGTGTTACACCTTTACGCTGCATTAGCTGATAATAATCGTCCGCAAACTTTTCATAGTCAGGATTCTTTTCCTGATCTACGATTTCAATATTTACGCCCTGTTCAAGACGCAATCCTAGTTTTTTGATATTAGCTTCAATAACCGCAGTACGTCCAACCAGAATCGGCTTAGCCAGACCTTCATCTACTGCAATCTGAACAGCACGTAATACACGAAGGTCTTCACCTTCAGCATAAGCAATGCGTTTCGGATCAGTCTTCGCCTGTGCAAAAATTGGCTTCATGATAAATGCCGAGTTATAAACAAACTCGGACAAACGCTGGCGATAAGCTGAGAAATCTTCAATCGGGCGGGTAGCTACACCAGAATCCATCGCTGCCTGAGCGATAGCAGGAGCAATTTCCAGAATCAAGCGTTGATCCAGTGGACGCGGAATTAAATATTCACGGCCAAATGAAGCTGATTTTTCGCCATATGTCGCTGCATCTGCTTCAATATGTGCCATACGTGCAATCGCATGTACACAGGCAATTTTCATTTCTTCATTAATTGTAGTTGCACCCACATCAAGTGCGCCACGGAAGATATACGGGAAGCACAGGGCGTTATTGACCTGATTCGGATAGTCTGAACGGCCAGTTGCCATAATGACATCAGGACGAACTTCATGAGCATGTTCAGGCAGAATTTCAGGGTCCGGATTGGCAAGTGCGAAGATAATCGGGTTCTCTGCCATTTGCTTGACCATTTCTTTGGTCAGGATACCTGCGGCAGAAAGCCCCAGAAACATATCTGCACCGGCCATGACTTCATGGAGCTGGGTTTGCGGAATGTCCTGTACATAGCGTTTTTTAGACTCATCTAGCCCATCACGTGAGGTAGTTAGCAGGCCTCGAGAGTCAGCAACAATAATATTGTCTTTGTTTACGCCCAGCGCACACAGCAGATCAAGACAAGATAACGCAGCAGCACCGGCGCCTGAGGCTACAATCTTGATCTCATCAATTTTTTTATTGATCAGTTGCAAGGCATTTAGCAGGGCAGAACCTACAATAATACTGGTACCATGCTGGTCATCATGAAATACCGGAATATTCATGCGCTCACGGAGTTTGCGCTCAATATAAAAACATTCTGGTGCTTTAATGTCTTCAAGGTTGATACCGCCGAATGTAGGCTCAAGTGCTGCCACAATATCAACAATCTTGTCGGGATCATTTTCAGCAATTTCAATATCAAATACATCGACACCGGCAAATTTTTTAAAGAGTACACCTTTGCCTTCCATTACCGGTTTAGAGGCTAATGGACCAATATTCCCCAGTCCTAAAACAGCAGTACCATTACTGACCACAGCAACCAGATTGCCCCGTGCCGTATATTTTGCGGCAGCTGAAGGGTCACGTTCAATCTCAAGACACGGAGCTGCAACACCTGGAGAATAGGCTAAAGCCAGATCACGCTGGTTGACAAGCTGTTTGCTTGGAGTGACGCTAATTTTTCCTGGTGTTGGGAATTCATGATAGTACAAAGCTTGCTGTTTTAATGATTGATCGTCCATTTGAATCTCGATTGTTACATGTGTTGGCCCAGCAGCATGCTGGTCGGTTTTGGCTAAATTTTATCGAATATACCATTACTTGAGCGCTTATCCCAGCGTAAAACCAGGCTTTTTCCATTCACTCAAGTTATAGTCATAATGTCTGGCTTTATAGTTAAAATATTTTAAGAAAAAAGCGAGCTGAAAATAAAAGCTCACAATGCCCAGAGGATATAAGAGCTTATATCAAAATGATTACGGGTTTTTTTAAATACGAATATAACTGAAACTAGTCATTAGTTAATCACGTATTTACAAGCTTGAGTTAAAAGTGATGAATAATGACTTAATTTAACTTCGTATATTGGTATAAGTCTAGTATGTTGAGAAATGGTGATTTAAGATAGACAAAGCGACTACAGGCGCTGTTTCAGTACGTAGTATGCGTTCTCCAATGCACCAGTTTTTAAAGCCAGCATGATTGGCCATGTCTATTTCTGCTTCACTCAACCCGCCTTCCGGACCGATTAACAGTGCCAGATCTGTTTGAGCATCGGTTAAAACATTCTGCTGACGCTTATTGGGAGCAAGCACTAGCCGGGTTGCTGATAAATTCTGCTGTAGCCAGTCTGTGAGTGGAACAGGGGGTAATATCTCTGGAATCCGGTTCATGCCACATTGCTCACAGGCTGCAATTACAACAGCTTGCCAGTGATCAAGCTTTTTTTGATCGCGATCGTATTTTAAGCGCATTTCACATCGTTCTGATGTTAACAGCTGAATGGTCGTAACACCCAGTTCTGTGGCTTTCTGAATGACATAATCCATTCGGTCACCTTTGCTCATGACCTGACCCAATACTGTTGTAAAAGGTGGAGTACGATCTGCCGGGTTAGACGACCTGATTGCAACAGATGCAGTTTTCTTGCTGATTTCTGTCAAATTCGCTTCAAATTCACCACCCCGTCCATTGAACAGGGTGGCACTGTCACCAATCTGTGCACGTAATACCTTCACCCAATGATGAAACACTGTTTCTGTAAGCTCAACTGTTGTTCCTACAGTTAAATCAGCTTCAATATAAAAACGTGGCATGAATGTATTACTCTTCAAAAAAGCAGATGATTAATTTAGCTCAGGCTAAACCCAGGTCAAGTACAAGCTGGCGGGTGGGTTCGGTCTGGTTCATTGAATAGAAATGCAGACTTGGTGCACCACCAGCAATCAGACGTTCGCAAAGCTTTAGCACGACTTCATGACCAAAGTCCTTAATTGCGACACTGTCATCGCCATAAGCAGAGAGCTGTTTACGAATCCAGCGAGGAATTTCTGCACCTGTGCCATCAGCAAAGCGGATCAGGTTGCTGGCGTTAATGATGGGCATAATACCTGGTGCAATAGGAATATGAATCCCTTCCTTTGCAAGGCGATCCAAGAAATAAAAATAGGAATCCGGATTGAAGAAAAACTGGGTAATACCCGCATTTGCGCCAGCATTAACCTTTTCAATAAAGCGACGAATATCAGCATCAAAGCTTTCTGCCTGAGGATGCATCTCCGGATAGGCTGCAACTTCAATATGAAAGTGATCACCTGAATGTTCACGAATAAAACGTACCAGATCCTGTGCATATGGAAGTTCGCCCAGACCGACCTGACCGGATGGCAAATCACCACGCAGGGCAACAATACGTTTAATGTTTTGAGATTTATACAGATCCAGCAGCTCTGCTATACGTGCCTTATCATCCCCGATACAGGAAAGGTGAGGTGCTACCGGTGTACCCTTGCCATTAAACTCTTCAATTGCAGCCAAGGTACGTTCACGGGTGGAACCTCCGGCACCATAAGTCACCGAAAAGAATTCCGGATTCAAATGTTGAAGATCCTGGTGAACCAGTTTGAGCTTTTCTGCGCCAGCATCAGTTTTTGGCGGAAAAAACTCAAAAGAAATCGGAACACGTTTAGTCATTTTTCAAATCCTTTGTTTAATTTATAAATATGCCAGACAAAGAAAAGGGCAGGATGCCTAAACATCTGCCCTTAAGATA harbors:
- a CDS encoding 16S rRNA (uracil(1498)-N(3))-methyltransferase, which codes for MPRFYIEADLTVGTTVELTETVFHHWVKVLRAQIGDSATLFNGRGGEFEANLTEISKKTASVAIRSSNPADRTPPFTTVLGQVMSKGDRMDYVIQKATELGVTTIQLLTSERCEMRLKYDRDQKKLDHWQAVVIAACEQCGMNRIPEILPPVPLTDWLQQNLSATRLVLAPNKRQQNVLTDAQTDLALLIGPEGGLSEAEIDMANHAGFKNWCIGERILRTETAPVVALSILNHHFSTY
- the metF gene encoding methylenetetrahydrofolate reductase [NAD(P)H], coding for MTKRVPISFEFFPPKTDAGAEKLKLVHQDLQHLNPEFFSVTYGAGGSTRERTLAAIEEFNGKGTPVAPHLSCIGDDKARIAELLDLYKSQNIKRIVALRGDLPSGQVGLGELPYAQDLVRFIREHSGDHFHIEVAAYPEMHPQAESFDADIRRFIEKVNAGANAGITQFFFNPDSYFYFLDRLAKEGIHIPIAPGIMPIINASNLIRFADGTGAEIPRWIRKQLSAYGDDSVAIKDFGHEVVLKLCERLIAGGAPSLHFYSMNQTEPTRQLVLDLGLA
- a CDS encoding multifunctional CCA addition/repair protein — protein: MQVYLVGGAVRDHLLGHPYQEKDYVVVGATPEQLLAQGFMPVGKDFPVFLHPDTKDEYALARTERKSGQGYHGFEFHTDSSVTLEEDLIRRDLTINAMAMDEQGQVYDPYQGRQDLKNKVLRHVSDAFIEDPLRVLRVARFAARYAPYGFKIAEETMSLMQQLVNTGELDTLTPERVWKETSRALMEQRADVYFEVLRECGALNILLPELNALFGVPQRPEYHPEIDCGIHTLMSLQQACQANYSLDVRFAVLVHDLGKALTPTDILPRHIMHEERGVKPVTAVCDRLKVPATTKQLALAVCKEHLKCHQALTLKPGTLWRLLQRLDVLRRPERVEAFVQACECDSRGRLGLENRPYPQASYMYQVIEIVRSIKAQDLPPEIQGPDIGEMLIQRRIEAIATFKAEFLSSQSSNQF
- a CDS encoding NADP-dependent malic enzyme, whose protein sequence is MDDQSLKQQALYYHEFPTPGKISVTPSKQLVNQRDLALAYSPGVAAPCLEIERDPSAAAKYTARGNLVAVVSNGTAVLGLGNIGPLASKPVMEGKGVLFKKFAGVDVFDIEIAENDPDKIVDIVAALEPTFGGINLEDIKAPECFYIERKLRERMNIPVFHDDQHGTSIIVGSALLNALQLINKKIDEIKIVASGAGAAALSCLDLLCALGVNKDNIIVADSRGLLTTSRDGLDESKKRYVQDIPQTQLHEVMAGADMFLGLSAAGILTKEMVKQMAENPIIFALANPDPEILPEHAHEVRPDVIMATGRSDYPNQVNNALCFPYIFRGALDVGATTINEEMKIACVHAIARMAHIEADAATYGEKSASFGREYLIPRPLDQRLILEIAPAIAQAAMDSGVATRPIEDFSAYRQRLSEFVYNSAFIMKPIFAQAKTDPKRIAYAEGEDLRVLRAVQIAVDEGLAKPILVGRTAVIEANIKKLGLRLEQGVNIEIVDQEKNPDYEKFADDYYQLMQRKGVTPEYAQREARRRSTLIAGMLVRHGKADGMLCGTYSSYDIHLDFVKNVIGLREGRSTFFTLNALMLEDRTLFIADTYVNTNPTAEQLAEMTILAAEEVRRFGIAPRIALLSHSSFGSDQTDASAQKMRQVYEILSRIAPELEVEGEMHGDAALDENIRHFAFPNSRFKGSANLLIMPNLDAANISFNLLKSTSGNNVTIGPILLGAAKPVHILTPTATTRRLVNMTALTVAEIQQAEV
- a CDS encoding S1C family serine protease; protein product: MRRTFAWLPWVLLVIVIISFIGWQKFHQPKAPVAADGVKMPAEKVEPLIDTSRSGGVVSYNAAVKVAAPAVVNIFTTQKVRQMNHPLLNDPAFREFFGDQLPDQFNSQQNENSLGSGVIVRPDGYILTNNHVVAQAEQIVVALNDGRRAEAKIIGTDPDTDLAVIKIELDKLPVLPFKLSGNEVGDVVLAIGNPFGVGQTVTQGIISATGRSDLGINTYEDFIQTDAAINPGNSGGALIDVAGNLIGVNTAIFSQTGGSLGIGFAIPAKVCQQVLNAILKDGRVVRGWLGISLVPPAQTDVLAPREPGVVVAGVLGNGPAAKAGVKVGDRILKVNNEQITSTSHLINYVALQAPNSTIQLLVEREGKQQTLNVNVGEREVQNQDSQFIPLPRR